In Spirosoma aureum, a single genomic region encodes these proteins:
- a CDS encoding type II toxin-antitoxin system VapC family toxin translates to MNNNIFLDSSILVEWAKKTEVELFNYLSSATKFNLCINQIVLSEFTYYWLAIEGKKAPVTLKRDSTIPLLVTAHSPINLLSKFTFLEPGHTVIPLYLRYMEKYNLLPNDALILATCKLSSIDWIASYDGDFESVCRDEGIQLIRSVSDIA, encoded by the coding sequence ATGAACAATAACATCTTTTTGGATAGCTCTATTCTGGTTGAGTGGGCAAAAAAAACAGAGGTTGAGCTATTCAACTATTTGTCATCAGCTACTAAGTTCAATCTTTGTATTAATCAGATCGTATTAAGCGAATTTACTTATTACTGGCTGGCCATTGAGGGGAAGAAAGCGCCAGTAACATTAAAGCGTGACAGCACTATCCCACTACTTGTTACAGCTCATAGTCCAATAAACCTTCTGTCAAAATTTACCTTTCTGGAGCCGGGTCACACTGTTATTCCGCTTTATCTGCGCTACATGGAAAAATACAACCTGCTTCCAAATGATGCGCTAATTCTGGCAACCTGCAAACTCAGTAGCATTGATTGGATTGCCAGTTACGATGGTGATTTCGAAAGCGTCTGCCGCGATGAAGGCATCCAACTCATTCGTTCGGTTAGCGATATCGCTTAA